The Setaria italica strain Yugu1 chromosome IX, Setaria_italica_v2.0, whole genome shotgun sequence genome has a window encoding:
- the LOC101760288 gene encoding putative disease resistance protein At1g50180, translating into MVEPAISAVAGSIKDLAVQETTLLCGVIGEAGFLKDDLQRLHGFLNDADTKRRSGNANATICIRQIRDATYEAENVLQVVDYMKKRNMLKKGFVGAISRYARLPSDLITLHKVGNEIQRIRRRVSEIFESPRNLEFLNRGNTELGNFHVDDESLQDHGLVLQNFEAVTAIGFDNEQKEIVEKLTEKDNKLSVVSIVGMGGAGKTTLARKICSSDKIKQHFDAIAWVTVSQKFEVVDLLKDIMKQITRGRDDGREVGQMEEIALRNKIQAFLTEKRYLVVLDDVWTTNTWNQINRMVKVFPDLNNGCRVMLTTRRIDVANHIEMPTFVHQLKLLDGEKSWELFSMKALPPYRRSLIQNIDEFEEIGRKLARKCKGLPLALAVLGGYLSRNLNLEAWSDILQGWTSTENGQMMGAILARSYSDLPNHYIKSCFLYLAVFPEDYSISVSDLIKLWIAEGFIPPITRHTREQTARMYVSDLAQRCLVQVVRRSKANGWIEEIRIHDILRDWCIEEARYAGLVDVIDNTIGHVGESSSNTMVSYRSSFQNFCDGNMFTATPNLRTLFGFELPPFSRPKLRFLRVLYVEESILINFGRVISGCIHLRYLGLRRCQQATLPSSIGQFLYLQTIDLRETSLESARIPNSLWDIPTLRHVYLGKASFSAPRNCPQKELQSLHLSLPYKGNSKFFRSGYIWAFLGQMTQLTSLVLTAAESMPAEMIHALANMTFLVEVTLGRFTLLDKLPDSQLLPQGLRRLLLSAETIKEDPMPILEKLPCLVVLELWGYKGRTMFCSAKGFPRLQELYLYDFSIEEWRLEVETMPRLSLLDLKFCLKMKKLPEGLLHLPALKELHLAPTDLNPEDDVTWKKLVGKGCKVSHR; encoded by the exons ATGGTCGAGCCTGCTATTTCTGCCGTCGCTGGGAGCATCAAGGACCTTGCTGTCCAGGAGACCACACTGCTGTGCGGAGTCATTGGTGAAGCCGGGTTCTTGAAAGATGATCTGCAGCGTCTACATGGCTTCCTCAACGATGCCGACACCAAGCGGAGATCAGGGAATGCAAATGCCACTATCTGCATTAGGCAGATCAGGGATGCCACATATGAAGCTGAGAATGTCCTCCAAGTTGTGGACTACATGAAAAAGAGAAACATGCTCAAGAAGGGCTTTGTCGGTGCCATTTCAAGGTATGCTCGCTTACCAAGCGATTTGATCACTCTCCACAAAGTTGGTAATGAAATTCAACGTATAAGGAGGAGGGTTAGTGAGATATTTGAAAGTCCAAGAAATTTGGAATTCCTTAATCGGGGTAATACTGAGTTAGGCAATTTTCATGTTGATGATGAGTCTCTGCAAGATCACGGTCTTGTGCTCCAAAATTTTGAAGCTGTTACTGCTATCGGTTTTGACAAtgagcaaaaagaaatagttgAAAAATTAACTGAAAAGGATAACAAGCTTAGTGTAGTCTCCATTGTTGGCATGGGTGGAGCAGGAAAAACTACACTTGCTAGAAAAATCTGCAGTTCAGATAAAATAAAACAACATTTCGACGCAATTGCTTGGGTTACTGTATCTCAGAAGTTTGAGGTTGTTGATTTATTGAAGGATATTATGAAACAGATCACTAGGGGCAGAGATGATGGTAGAGAAGTTGGTCAAATGGAAGAGATAGCTTTGAGAAACAAGATACAAGCCTTCCTTACAGAAAAAAGATATTTAGTTGTGCTTGATGATGTGTGGACAACAAATACATGGAACCAAATAAATAGAATGGTCAAAGTATTTCCAGATTTAAATAATGGCTGTAGAGTAATGTTAACCACCCGGAGGATTGATGTTGCTAATCATATTGAAATGCCAACCTTTGTTCACCAACTGAAGCTCTTGGATGGTGAAAAGAGTTGGGAACTTTTTAGTATGAAAGCTTTACCACCATATAGAAGGTCCTTGATACAGAACATTGATGAGTTTGAAGAGATAGGGAGAAAGCTTGCACGGAAATGTAAAGGACTACCACTTGCACTAGCTGTTTTGGGGGGCTATCTATCGAGGAATTTAAATCTAGAAGCATGGTCAGATATACTACAGGGTTGGACGTCAACTGAAAATGGGCAGATGATGGGAGCCATACTAGCTCGAAGTTATAGTGACTTGCCAAATCATTATATAAAATCTTGTTTCCTCTATCTTGCTGTCTTCCCTGAGGATTACTCCATATCTGTATCGGATCTTATCAAATTATGGATAGCGGAAGGCTTCATTCCACCTATAACAAGGCACACACGGGAACAAACAGCACGTATGTACGTAAGTGATCTGGCTCAAAGATGTTTGGTTCAAGTGGTTAGACGAAGCAAGGCCAACGGATGGATTGAAGAAATAAGGATTCATGATATTTTACGTGACTGGTGCATTGAAGAAGCGAGATATGCTGGTCTTGTTGATGTCATCGACAACACTATAG GCCATGTTGGTGAATCTTCGTCCAATACCATGGTCTCCTATCGTTCATCTTTTCAAAACTTCTGTGATGGTAACATGTTCACAGCAACACCTAATCTCCGAACTCTGTTTGGCTTTGAACTTCCACCATTCTCCCGACCCAAGCTGAGATTCCTCAGAGTTCTCTATGTGGAAGAGTCGATCCTAATTAATTTTGGCAGGGTTATCAGTGGGTGCATTCACCTAAGATATCTCGGGTTGAGAAGGTGTCAGCAGGCTACGCTACCTTCTTCAATTGGACAATTTCTTTACTTGCAAACTATAGACCTGAGAGAAACGAGCTTGGAATCGGCAAGAATACCAAACTCTTTATGGGACATCCCTACTCTAAGGCATGTTTACCTTGGAAAGGCATCTTTTTCAGCTCCAAGGAATTGTCCACAGAAAGAGCTCCAGTCCTTACATTTGAGTCTCCCATACAAGGGGAACAGTAAATTCTTCCGGAGTGGGTACATTTGGGCCTTTTTGGGCCAAATGACCCAACTAACTTCTCTCGTATTGACAGCGGCGGAGTCCATGCCCGCAGAGATGATTCATGCACTGGCAAACATGACTTTTCTGGTTGAGGTTACCCTTGGTCGGTTCACGTTGCTCGATAAGTTGCCTGATAGCCAGCTTCTCCCGCAAGGCCTACGGAGGCTTCTTTTATCCGCTGAAACCATTAAAGAAGACCCGATGCCAATCCTGGAGAAGCTTCCCTGCCTGGTGGTGCTCGAGTTATGGGGGTACAAAGGCCGAACCATGTTCTGCTCTGCCAAAGGGTTCCCACGGCTGCAAGAGTTGTACCTTTATGATTTCTCCATTGAGGAGTGGAGGTTGGAGGTCGAGACAATGCCAAGGCTCTCACTCCTGGACCTTAAATTTTGCCTGAAAATGAAGAAGCTCCCGGAGGGACTGCTGCACCTGCCGGCTCTCAAGGAGCTTCATCTGGCCCCCACGGACCTGAATCCTGAAGATGACGTCACCTGGAAAAAGCTGGTTGGGAAAGGATGCAAG GTGTCTCATCGTTAA
- the LOC101760955 gene encoding pentatricopeptide repeat-containing protein At4g33990, with translation MSGETPLVRGSSEEILPRGGVRRMLRPPMPSSALPRGLHAVLITSGHVRHLDPRLQVPPLLLANSLIAAFSRAALPRLAFPLLRRLLAGAHPLRPDGFTFPPLVRVAPGPATAAQLHACALRLGLLHPNVFAAGSLVHAYLRFGRVAEAYRVFDEMPERDVPAWNAMLSGLCRNARAVDAVALFGRMVGLGLDGDAVTLSSVLPMCVLLGDRALALVMHVYAVKHGLDGELFVCNALIDVYGKLGMLEEAQWVFDGMALRDLVTWNSIISAYEQGGKVASSVELFHGMKKSGVNPDVLTLVCLASAVAQCGDERGAKSAHCYVMRRGWDVGDIVAGNAMVDMYAKLSKIEAAQRVFDNFLARDVVSWNTLITGYMQNGLSNEAINAYNHMQKHEGLKPVQGTFVSVLPAYSNLGALQQGMRMHALSIKTGLNLDVYVSTCLIDLYAKCGKLAEAMLLFDHMPRRSTGTWNAIIAGLGVHGHGAKALDLFSEMQQEGIKPDHVTFVSLLAACSHAGLVDQGRSFFDSMQTVYGIVPIAKHYACMVDMLGRAGQLDEAFEFIQGMPIKPDSAVWGALLGACRIHGNVEMGKLASQNLCELDPENVGYYVLMSNMYAKIGKWDGVDAVRSLVRRQNLQKTPGWSSMEVKGSVSVFYSGTQTEPHPQHEEIQRELQDLLAKMKSLGYVPDYSFVLQDVELDEKEQILNNHSERLAIAFGIINTPPRTPLHIYKNLRVCGDCHNATKYISKITEREIIVRDSNRFHHFKDGHCSCGDFW, from the coding sequence ATGTCAGGGGAAACTCCGCTTGTGCGCGGTTCCAGCGAAGAAATACTcccgcgcggcggcgtgcgccgCATGCTACGCCCACCAATGCCATCGTCCGCGCTCCCGCGCGGCCTccacgccgtcctcatcacctCCGGCCACGTCCGCCACCTCGACCCGCGCCTCCAGGTgccccctctcctcctcgccaACTCCCTCATCGCCGCCTTCTCCCGGGCCGCCCTCCCGCGCCTCGCGTtcccgctcctccgccgcctcctcgcgggCGCCCACCCGCTCCGCCCCGACGGCTTCACCTTCCCACCGCTCGTCCGCGTAGCCCcgggccccgccaccgccgcgcagcTCCACGCCTGCGCGCTCCGCCTGGGGCTCCTCCACCCCAACGTCTTCGCCGCGGGCTCCCTTGTCCACGCCTACCTCCGCTTCGGCCGCGTCGCGGAGGCGTACagggtgttcgacgaaatgcccgAGCGGGACGTGCCCGCGTGGAACGCGATGCTTTCAGGGCTGTGCCGCAACGCGCGGGCGGTGGACGCGGTGGCGCTGTTCGGGAGGATGGTTGGCTTGGGCCTCGACGGGGATGCAGTGACGCTCTCGAGCGTGCTGCCGATGTGCGTCCTGCTGGGGGACCGAGCGCTTGCTCTGGTCATGCATGTGTACGCGGTGAAGCATGGGCTGGATGGGGAACTATTTGTGTGTAATGCCTTGATCGACGTGTACGGGAAGCTAGGGATGCTGGAGGAGGCGCAATGGGTGTTTGATGGAATGGCATTGCGGGATCTGGTCACGTGGAATTCGATCATTTCAGCGTATGAGCAAGGTGGGAAGGTTGCTTCTTCTGTCGAGCTGTTCCATGGTATGAAGAAAAGTGGGGTTAACCCTGATGTGCTCACACTTGTCTGCCTGGCGTCTGCTGTTGCTCAGTGTGGGGATGAACGTGGTGCAAAGTCAGCGCATTGCTATGTGATGAGGCGGGGGTGGGATGTGGGTGACATCGTTGCCGGAAATGCTATGGTTGATATGTATGCCAAGCTGTCGAAGATTGAAGCTGCCCAGAGGGTATTTGATAACTTTCTTGCTCGAGATGTGGTGTCCTGGAACACGTTGATCACAGGGTATATGCAGAATGGACTTTCCAATGAGGCAATCAATGCATACAATCACATGCAGAAGCATGAGGGTCTGAAGCCGGTTCAAGGGACGTTTGTCAGTGTTTTGCCTGCATACTCGAACCTTGGTGCATTGCAGCAGGGAATGCGAATGCATGCACTGTCTATTAAGACTGGATTAAATCTTGATGTGTATGTCAGTACTTGTCTGATAGACTTGTATGCTAAATGTGGGAAGCTCGCGGAAGCAATGCTTTTGTTTGACCATATGCCTAGAAGGAGCACAGGTACTTGGAATGCCATCATAGCTGGTCTTGGAGTTCATGGGCATGGTGCAAAGGCACTCGATCTCTTCTCAGAAATGCAACAAGAAGGAATTAAGCCTGACCATGTCACTTTTGTTTCATTATTGGCTGCCTGTAGCCATGCTGGCTTAGTTGACCAAGGTCGGAGTTTCTTTGATTCAATGCAAACCGTGTATGGAATCGTGCCCATTGCGAAACACTATGCATGCATGGTAGATATGCTTGGCAGGGCTGGTCAGTTGGATGAAGCTTTTGAGTTCATACAAGGTATGCCAATTAAGCCTGACTCTGCTGTTTGGGGCGCGTTGCTTGGTGCCTGCAGGATTCATGGGAATGTTGAAATGGGTAAACTGGCCTCACAAAACCTATGTGAACTTGATCCTGAGAATGTAGGATATTATGTTTTGATGTCAAATATGTATGCAAAGATTGGAAAATGGGATGGAGTTGATGCAGTAAGGTCTTTGGTCAGGCGCCAGAATCTGCAAAAGACCCCTGGATGGAGTTCAATGGAGGTGAAAGGATCAGTAAGTGTATTTTACAGTGGCACCCAGACAGAACCCCACCCTCAGCATGAAGAAATCCAGAGAGAGCTGCAGGACCTTTTGGCGAAGATGAAAAGTCTAGGCTATGTTCCCGACTACAGTTTTGTGCTGCAAGATGTAGAGCTGGATGAAAAGGAACAGATCTTGAATAACCATAGTGAGAGATTAGCTATTGCCTTCGGCATTATAAATACTCCTCCAAGAACTCCGCTCCACATATACAAGAATCTGCGGGTCTGTGGGGATTGTCACAATGCAACCAAATATATATCAAAAATAACCGAGAGAGAGATCATTGTCCGGGATTCAAACCGGTTCCACCACTTTAAAGATGGACACTGCTCTTGTGGAGATTTTTGGTAA
- the LOC101762162 gene encoding CLK4-associating serine/arginine rich protein isoform X2, whose translation MWHEARKSERKVHDLMDAARRRAQRRAAYLARRRGDPQQALQVSGTRCRVHRDDALYQATEDQQGLIPWNGKQDVLIDRFDGRALLDFIRDPSSRPFRVQEKSEEEEELEEFVNFERYRDLIKHRRRGFSDETGLQHVVQELEAKVVLPFSFEKPQSSQPPAIKGAYSQVGYSYKGDGNEESEDLNSDDEEEEEEDDEDDKDFSSDDSSDERMESIAKEFGVKRYNWLVYMDKKAKEEEKRQKEIIKGDPSIKKLSRRERRKASQIEREKEREAARSVGRVSYRDPYREQRRSPSYEAYSRGRRSRSRSRSRSPSYSRRHGRGIHAESSYRSKPKAPRVEYITEFGGSDDSSEPKVSGISPPSSPIRIDIPSRSSGGQILEALHSDPASSLSVEQERSAKLLKPLPSTSAALAKLSKGASGVTGKTPQTEKKETPQERLKRIMSKQLNKQIRKDTAAEIAKKREQERQKQEKLAEVGRYRRRSRSRSLSRSPPRRRYSRSRSRSRSPRRYRSRSRSSSRSPSRSPRYRSRSRH comes from the exons ATGTGGCACGAGGCGCGGAAGTCGGAGCGGAAGGTCCACGACCTTATGGACGcggcccgccgccgggcgcagcgccgcgccgcctacctcgcccgccgccgcggcgacccGCAGCAGGCGCTCCAGGTCTCCGGCACGCGGTGCCGCGTCCACCGCGACGACGCGCTGTACCAGGCCACCGAGGATCAGCAGGGATT GATACCATGGAATGGAAAGCAAGATGTTTTGATTGACAG ATTTGATGGTCGTGCTCTACTTGACTTCATCCGAGATCCAAGCTCTCGTCCTTTTCGAGTCCAAGAAAAGtctgaagaagaggaagagttAGAGGAATTTGTTAATTTTGAACGTTATCGGGATTTGATTAAGCATCGTCGTAGAGGAT TTTCTGATGAGACGGGTTTGCAGCATGTTGTGCAAGAGCTGGAGGCAAAAGTTGTTCTTCCTTTTAGCTTTGAGAA ACCCCAATCCTCACAGCCTCCTGCTATCAAAGGTGCATATTCACAGGTTGGATACTCGTATAAAGGTGATGGAAATGAGGAATCTGAAGACCTAAAcagtgatgatgaggaggaagaggaagaagatgatgaagatgacaaGGACTTCAGTAGTGATGATAGCAGTGATGAACGAATGGAAAGTATAGCCAAGGAATTTGGGGTAAAAAGATATAACTGGCTTGTTTACATGGACAAAAAGgccaaagaggaagagaagcgGCAGAAAGAAATTATTAAAGGCGATCCTTCCATT AAAAAATTGAGCcgtagagaaagaagaaaagctTCTCAAATTGAGAGGGAAAAAGAGCGGGAGGCAGCACGTTCTGTGGGAAGGGTATCTTATCGTGATCCTTATAG GGAACAAAGGAGAAGCCCATCATATGAAGCATATTCGAGGGGCAGAAG ATCAAGGTCACGGTCAAGATCTCGTTCACCATCCTATTCTAGACGTCATGGACGTGGCATACATGCTGAAAGCAGTTATCGAAGCAAGCCGAAGGCTCCAAGGGTTGAATACATTACTGAATTTGGAGGTTCAGATGACAGCAGTGAACCAAAAGTTTCAGGGATCTCTCCGCCTTCATCTCCAATACGGATTGACATACCTAGCCG GTCGTCAGGTGGTCAAATTCTTGAGGCACTTCACAGTGATCCTGCATCTTCTTTGTCTGTGGAACAGGAAAGAAGTGCAAAACTATTGAAACCCCTTCCCAG TACATCAGCAGCACTAGCCAAACTAAGCAAGGGTGCTTCTGGAGTAACTGGTAAAACTCCCCAgacagaaaagaaagaaacaccACAAGAAAGGCTCAAGAGGATAATGAGCAAACAGCTTAACAAGCAAA TTCGAAAGGACACAGCTGCTGAGATTGCAAAGAAACGAGAACAAGAACGGCAAAAACAGGAAAAGCTTGCAGAAGTGGGTCGATACAGGCGTCGTAGCCGCAGTAGAAGTCTTAGCCGTTCTCCACCAAG GCGGCGGTATAGCAGAAGCCGTAGCAGGAGCAGAAGCCCAAGAAGGTACCGTTCTCGCTCGCGCTCCAGTTCACGGTCACCCTCTCGCTCACCAAG GTACAGAAGCAGGTCAAGACACTGA
- the LOC101761748 gene encoding proline-rich protein 36: MVDVDRRPSLPHGLPRPPSHAAGLRRLSTRASAPSTPRTPAPPSPSAAAGPPPSPSVVLAHLAAAGVSVLPGLSATELALAEAALGGVQLPPDLRELLALGVPSGDGFPDYRSPAGLRLLRFAAQEVPAAVAAALPLAPGRRPGRAPPPPPPPPLVPLCGRHYVPATPCLAGNPVFHVSDSGVTFAGANAADFLLRAFATEPPPGAPLRRQLSAPAPPPPAPAPAPPSTARRSLDSVTGRAPRWIEFWTDAAAAGDRFLEVPTGARNSSAGATAPEWLLSSLERAGAALARGGWAAGEVEEMTSTGAGPDGGEALALALTVDRCCGELRRGGWAAEEVVEMLGALLGPRKARRAATALPPDVAARVGRLAEAVSRAVASRGKAKPPRPS; this comes from the coding sequence ATGGTCGACGTAGACCGCCGGCCGTCGCTCCCGCACGGCCTCCCGCGCCCGCCGTCCCACGCCGCGGGCCTCCGCCGACTCTCTACCCGCGCCTCGGCCCCCAGCACCCCGCGCACGCCGGCTCCCCCGTctccctccgcggcggcgggcccccCGCCGTCCCCCTCCGTGGTTCTCGCTCACCTCGCCGCGGCCGGAGTGTCCGTCCTCCCGGGCCTCTCCGCCACCGAGCTCGCCCTCGCGGAGGCCGCGCTCGGCGGCGTCCAGCTCCCGCCCGATCTCCGCGAGCTCCTCGCCCTGGGCGTGCCCTCGGGGGACGGCTTCCCGGACTACCGGTCCCCGGcggggctccgcctcctccgcttcgCCGCGCAGGaggtccccgccgccgtcgccgccgcgctgcccctCGCCCCGGGCCGACGCCctgggcgcgcgccgccgccgccgccgcccccgcccctcgTCCCGCTCTGCGGGCGGCATTACGTGCCGGCGACGCCGTGCCTCGCGGGGAACCCGGTGTTCCACGTGTCCGACTCCGGCGTGACGTTCGCGGGCGCCAACGCCGCCGACTTCCTCCTCCGCGCGTTCGCCACCGAGCCGCCCCCCGGGGCGCCGCTCCGGCGCCAGCTCtccgcgccggccccgccgccgccggcgccggcccccgcgccgccgtccacgGCGCGGCGCAGCCTGGACTCCGTCACCGGCAGGGCCCCGCGTTGGATCGAGTTCTGGAccgacgcggccgcggccggggacCGCTTCCTGGAGGTCCCCACGGGCGCCAGGAACAGCTCCGCCGGTGCCACGGCGCCGGAGTGGCTGCTGTCGAGCCTGGAGAGGGCGGGCGCCGCGCTGGCCCGCGGCGGGTgggccgccggcgaggtggaggagatGACGTCTACGGGGGCGGGCCCCGACGGTGGggaggcgctggcgctggcgctgaCGGTCGACCGGTGCTGCGGGGAGCTGAGGAGGGGTGGGTGggccgcggaggaggtggtggagatgCTGGGCGCGCTGCTGGGCCCGAGGAaggcccggcgggcggcgacggcgctgcCGCCGGACGTGGCCGCCAGGGTGGGGAGGCTCGCCGAGGCCGTGTCGCGGGCGGTCGCGTCCCGTGGCAAAGCGAAACCCCCGAGGCCATCTTGA
- the LOC101762162 gene encoding CLK4-associating serine/arginine rich protein isoform X1, whose amino-acid sequence MWHEARKSERKVHDLMDAARRRAQRRAAYLARRRGDPQQALQVSGTRCRVHRDDALYQATEDQQGLIPWNGKQDVLIDRFDGRALLDFIRDPSSRPFRVQEKSEEEEELEEFVNFERYRDLIKHRRRGFSDETGLQHVVQELEAKVVLPFSFEKPQSSQPPAIKGAYSQVGYSYKGDGNEESEDLNSDDEEEEEEDDEDDKDFSSDDSSDERMESIAKEFGVKRYNWLVYMDKKAKEEEKRQKEIIKGDPSIKKLSRRERRKASQIEREKEREAARSVGRVSYRDPYREQRRSPSYEAYSRGRRSRSRSRSRSPSYSRRHGRGIHAESSYRSKPKAPRVEYITEFGGSDDSSEPKVSGISPPSSPIRIDIPSRSSGGQILEALHSDPASSLSVEQERSAKLLKPLPSTSAALAKLSKGASGVTGKTPQTEKKETPQERLKRIMSKQLNKQIRKDTAAEIAKKREQERQKQEKLAEVGRYRRRSRSRSLSRSPPRRRRYSRSRSRSRSPRRYRSRSRSSSRSPSRSPRYRSRSRH is encoded by the exons ATGTGGCACGAGGCGCGGAAGTCGGAGCGGAAGGTCCACGACCTTATGGACGcggcccgccgccgggcgcagcgccgcgccgcctacctcgcccgccgccgcggcgacccGCAGCAGGCGCTCCAGGTCTCCGGCACGCGGTGCCGCGTCCACCGCGACGACGCGCTGTACCAGGCCACCGAGGATCAGCAGGGATT GATACCATGGAATGGAAAGCAAGATGTTTTGATTGACAG ATTTGATGGTCGTGCTCTACTTGACTTCATCCGAGATCCAAGCTCTCGTCCTTTTCGAGTCCAAGAAAAGtctgaagaagaggaagagttAGAGGAATTTGTTAATTTTGAACGTTATCGGGATTTGATTAAGCATCGTCGTAGAGGAT TTTCTGATGAGACGGGTTTGCAGCATGTTGTGCAAGAGCTGGAGGCAAAAGTTGTTCTTCCTTTTAGCTTTGAGAA ACCCCAATCCTCACAGCCTCCTGCTATCAAAGGTGCATATTCACAGGTTGGATACTCGTATAAAGGTGATGGAAATGAGGAATCTGAAGACCTAAAcagtgatgatgaggaggaagaggaagaagatgatgaagatgacaaGGACTTCAGTAGTGATGATAGCAGTGATGAACGAATGGAAAGTATAGCCAAGGAATTTGGGGTAAAAAGATATAACTGGCTTGTTTACATGGACAAAAAGgccaaagaggaagagaagcgGCAGAAAGAAATTATTAAAGGCGATCCTTCCATT AAAAAATTGAGCcgtagagaaagaagaaaagctTCTCAAATTGAGAGGGAAAAAGAGCGGGAGGCAGCACGTTCTGTGGGAAGGGTATCTTATCGTGATCCTTATAG GGAACAAAGGAGAAGCCCATCATATGAAGCATATTCGAGGGGCAGAAG ATCAAGGTCACGGTCAAGATCTCGTTCACCATCCTATTCTAGACGTCATGGACGTGGCATACATGCTGAAAGCAGTTATCGAAGCAAGCCGAAGGCTCCAAGGGTTGAATACATTACTGAATTTGGAGGTTCAGATGACAGCAGTGAACCAAAAGTTTCAGGGATCTCTCCGCCTTCATCTCCAATACGGATTGACATACCTAGCCG GTCGTCAGGTGGTCAAATTCTTGAGGCACTTCACAGTGATCCTGCATCTTCTTTGTCTGTGGAACAGGAAAGAAGTGCAAAACTATTGAAACCCCTTCCCAG TACATCAGCAGCACTAGCCAAACTAAGCAAGGGTGCTTCTGGAGTAACTGGTAAAACTCCCCAgacagaaaagaaagaaacaccACAAGAAAGGCTCAAGAGGATAATGAGCAAACAGCTTAACAAGCAAA TTCGAAAGGACACAGCTGCTGAGATTGCAAAGAAACGAGAACAAGAACGGCAAAAACAGGAAAAGCTTGCAGAAGTGGGTCGATACAGGCGTCGTAGCCGCAGTAGAAGTCTTAGCCGTTCTCCACCAAG AAGGCGGCGGTATAGCAGAAGCCGTAGCAGGAGCAGAAGCCCAAGAAGGTACCGTTCTCGCTCGCGCTCCAGTTCACGGTCACCCTCTCGCTCACCAAG GTACAGAAGCAGGTCAAGACACTGA